A genomic segment from Tessaracoccus defluvii encodes:
- a CDS encoding TadE/TadG family type IV pilus assembly protein encodes MRRAERPGAERGMSAAVEAVVIVPALLLFVVLLLSLARLALAEQSIGTAAAAGARAASLARTVGEATEQGRAAALLTLDEHDVTCLDPRIRVDASGVGRAVGTRASVSVAVDCRLNLSDLALPLVPGGIQVSASRASPVDPLRGG; translated from the coding sequence ATGCGCCGCGCGGAACGCCCAGGTGCCGAGCGTGGCATGTCGGCCGCGGTGGAGGCGGTCGTGATCGTGCCCGCCCTGCTGCTGTTCGTCGTGCTCCTCCTGAGCCTGGCCCGCTTGGCGCTGGCCGAGCAGAGCATCGGGACCGCGGCCGCGGCGGGTGCCAGGGCGGCGTCGCTGGCACGCACCGTCGGGGAGGCGACGGAGCAGGGACGGGCCGCGGCTCTCCTGACCCTCGATGAGCACGATGTGACCTGCCTTGACCCGCGCATCCGGGTGGATGCCTCCGGTGTCGGGCGTGCGGTCGGAACCCGGGCGTCGGTCAGCGTGGCAGTCGACTGCCGACTCAATCTGTCCGACCTGGCGCTGCCGCTGGTGCCCGGAGGCATTCAGGTCTCGGCAAGCAGGGCCTCACCGGTCGACCCATTGCGGGGTGGCTAG
- a CDS encoding L-threonylcarbamoyladenylate synthase has translation MARYFDVHPANPQPRALTQVAQILGDGGLVAYPTDSAFALGCALGNAEGIERIRRIRHLDDKHHFTLVVDEFAHLGQYVEMDNWIFRAVKAATPGPYTFILKATRELPKMMLHPKKKTVGVRIPAHRTTLALLETVGGPLLSSTLLLPGYEDPLTDGWTIKETLDHQIDAVLDSGDCGVEPTTVVDLTGDEPVIARYGAGDPSPFE, from the coding sequence ATGGCCAGGTATTTCGACGTCCATCCCGCCAACCCCCAGCCCCGCGCACTGACGCAGGTGGCGCAGATCCTGGGGGACGGTGGGCTGGTCGCCTATCCGACCGACTCGGCATTCGCGCTGGGGTGCGCGCTGGGCAACGCGGAGGGGATCGAGCGGATCCGTCGCATCCGGCACCTGGACGACAAGCACCACTTCACCCTGGTCGTCGACGAGTTCGCCCACCTCGGCCAGTACGTCGAGATGGACAACTGGATCTTCCGCGCCGTGAAGGCGGCGACGCCGGGGCCGTACACGTTCATCCTGAAGGCGACCCGCGAGCTGCCCAAGATGATGCTGCACCCGAAGAAGAAGACGGTCGGGGTGCGCATCCCGGCCCACCGCACGACCCTCGCGCTGCTGGAGACCGTCGGCGGGCCGCTCCTGAGTTCGACGCTGCTGCTGCCGGGCTACGAGGATCCTCTGACCGACGGATGGACGATCAAGGAGACCCTCGATCACCAGATCGACGCGGTCCTCGACTCCGGCGACTGCGGTGTAGAGCCGACGACGGTGGTGGACCTCACCGGGGATGAGCCGGTGATCGCCCGCTACGGGGCCGGCGACCCGTCGCCCTTCGAGTAG
- a CDS encoding CDP-alcohol phosphatidyltransferase family protein, with product MQLVPTQEWDTDRVFTIPNILSFIRLLAIPVFCWLILVGQDLAAVGMLAVFGATDWVDGYLARRLKQRTALGAKLDPVADRLYILATVFALLVREIVPWWFVAILLARDVMLALLVPVLRRHGLVALPVNMVGKLGTLLLLVSLPLILLGSPLSLDWQVAHWAGWILGWGGAVAYWTAGLLYVRETVLLAREPRESS from the coding sequence ATGCAACTCGTCCCCACCCAGGAGTGGGACACCGACCGTGTGTTCACCATCCCCAACATCTTGTCGTTCATCCGTTTGTTGGCCATCCCGGTGTTCTGCTGGCTGATCCTCGTCGGGCAGGACCTGGCTGCGGTCGGCATGCTGGCTGTCTTCGGTGCCACCGACTGGGTCGACGGTTACCTGGCGCGCCGGCTCAAGCAGCGCACCGCGTTGGGCGCCAAGCTCGACCCCGTCGCCGACCGCCTCTACATCCTCGCCACCGTCTTCGCCCTGCTGGTGCGGGAGATCGTGCCCTGGTGGTTCGTCGCGATCCTGCTGGCCCGCGACGTGATGCTCGCCCTGCTGGTCCCGGTCCTGCGACGCCACGGGCTGGTCGCGCTGCCGGTGAACATGGTCGGCAAGCTCGGCACGCTGCTCCTGCTGGTGTCGCTGCCGCTCATCCTGCTCGGCTCACCTCTGTCGCTCGACTGGCAGGTGGCCCACTGGGCGGGCTGGATCCTCGGCTGGGGTGGCGCCGTCGCCTACTGGACGGCCGGGTTGCTCTACGTTCGCGAGACCGTCCTCCTCGCGAGGGAACCACGTGAGTCGTCCTGA
- a CDS encoding YihY/virulence factor BrkB family protein, whose protein sequence is MRQWWERTRERPVVAHGFVAFKRYTSRLGPQFAGAITYFSVLSMVPILLFSFALLGLTVTVLRPDLMDVITTTIASALSNNAFPDELSESILSLVVGALQGWSSVGLVSLVAAAYAGSRWAGNLKRAFRVMWSEKFSDAATKRFFLWEQLINLGIFLGLLLAIGFSIGVAWVGQAFSHQVIAWLGWDGIPGISVMFRLTSLLLTFLASWLLFVFLFLVLPNQPVRPKVWLIGTLVGALGVTVLQSVAGLVVGIFSGNATATIFGPMIVLMLVFNLIASITLIVAAWVGTDEVWEAERARELADEAAQAEAVAALAAYAAAEQDDRVAGRRSADRLRDPSEPLPEIGPDSYIRQDYAARGMKVNLGVGWLVGAATGLGLGALIVGGVKDLFRRR, encoded by the coding sequence GTGAGGCAGTGGTGGGAACGGACCAGGGAGCGACCCGTCGTCGCGCACGGTTTCGTGGCTTTCAAGCGGTACACGTCCCGTCTCGGCCCGCAGTTCGCGGGGGCCATCACGTACTTCTCGGTGCTGTCCATGGTACCGATCCTGCTGTTCTCCTTCGCCTTGTTGGGGCTGACGGTCACGGTCCTGCGGCCGGATCTGATGGACGTCATCACGACGACGATCGCCAGCGCCCTCAGCAACAACGCCTTCCCCGATGAGTTGTCGGAGTCGATCCTCAGCCTCGTCGTCGGGGCGCTCCAGGGCTGGAGCTCGGTCGGCCTCGTCTCGCTCGTGGCCGCGGCCTACGCCGGGTCCCGGTGGGCCGGCAACCTCAAGCGTGCTTTCCGGGTGATGTGGTCCGAGAAGTTCAGCGACGCCGCCACCAAGCGGTTCTTCCTCTGGGAACAGCTGATCAACCTCGGCATCTTCCTCGGGCTGCTGCTGGCCATCGGGTTCAGCATCGGGGTCGCGTGGGTGGGGCAGGCGTTCTCACACCAGGTGATCGCCTGGCTCGGGTGGGACGGCATCCCCGGCATCAGCGTCATGTTCCGCCTCACCTCGCTGCTCCTGACGTTCCTGGCGTCCTGGCTGCTGTTCGTGTTCCTGTTCCTCGTGCTTCCCAACCAGCCGGTGAGGCCGAAGGTGTGGCTGATCGGCACCCTCGTCGGCGCGCTCGGGGTGACGGTGCTGCAGTCCGTCGCGGGCCTGGTGGTCGGCATCTTCTCCGGGAACGCCACCGCGACCATCTTCGGTCCGATGATCGTCCTGATGCTCGTCTTCAACCTGATCGCCAGCATCACGCTGATCGTGGCGGCCTGGGTCGGCACCGACGAGGTGTGGGAGGCCGAGCGCGCCAGGGAGTTGGCCGACGAGGCCGCGCAGGCCGAGGCCGTCGCGGCGCTGGCCGCCTACGCGGCAGCCGAGCAGGACGACAGGGTCGCCGGTAGGCGGTCGGCCGACCGGCTCCGCGATCCGTCCGAGCCACTGCCGGAGATCGGCCCGGACAGCTACATCCGGCAGGACTATGCGGCGCGCGGCATGAAGGTCAACCTGGGCGTCGGCTGGCTCGTCGGGGCCGCGACGGGCCTGGGGCTGGGAGCCCTGATCGTCGGTGGTGTGAAGGACCTGTTCCGGCGCCGGTGA
- a CDS encoding MerR family transcriptional regulator → MTEKLALQEVLFDGDFAPVPSDTGYRGPIAHRVAGITYRQLDYWARTGLVVPSIRNAEGSGTQRLYSFRDILLLRVVKRFLDVGISLQQIRVAIDHLTARGTDELTELTLVSDGFSVYEVTSANELYDLTRGGQGMFMISVSSVWRELEGTLSTLPGERTADDATVEHPGDELAARRRVRAV, encoded by the coding sequence ATGACCGAAAAGCTCGCCCTGCAAGAGGTGCTCTTTGACGGCGACTTCGCGCCCGTGCCCAGCGACACCGGCTACCGCGGACCGATCGCGCACCGGGTGGCTGGCATCACCTACCGGCAACTCGACTACTGGGCCCGCACCGGGCTCGTCGTCCCGTCGATCCGCAACGCCGAGGGCTCCGGGACGCAGCGGCTGTATTCCTTCCGCGACATCCTGCTGCTCCGCGTCGTCAAGCGTTTCCTCGACGTTGGTATCTCGCTGCAGCAGATCCGGGTCGCCATCGACCACCTCACCGCCCGCGGCACCGATGAGCTCACCGAGTTGACGCTCGTCAGCGACGGCTTCAGCGTCTACGAAGTCACGTCCGCCAACGAGCTGTACGACCTGACCCGGGGCGGGCAGGGCATGTTCATGATCTCCGTCAGCAGCGTCTGGCGCGAGCTGGAGGGCACGCTGTCGACGCTTCCCGGGGAGCGGACGGCCGACGACGCCACCGTCGAGCATCCCGGAGATGAGCTTGCCGCACGTCGCCGCGTGCGCGCCGTCTGA
- the ftsR gene encoding transcriptional regulator FtsR translates to MPPAARTIGRVLEMIRSEFPDISVSKLRYLETEGLISPDRQQPSGYRRFSQEDIDRLLYVLRAQRDRYLPLKVIREELEALDRGETPASLEPDEPPAPAEPRPAPVPATSPRSLTRRQLLEQSGLGERSFVQLERMKIIQPIEGKQFYSPDALVVATAAKRLSSYGIDLRQLRVVQQAATMEAAIVEQALAPYRRRAGQPEQIVSDLFHIMMQAHGGLLAGQIR, encoded by the coding sequence ATGCCTCCTGCGGCGAGAACCATCGGCCGCGTACTGGAGATGATCCGTTCGGAGTTCCCCGACATCTCCGTGTCCAAGCTGAGGTATCTCGAGACTGAGGGGTTGATTTCGCCTGACCGGCAACAGCCCTCCGGCTACCGCCGGTTCAGCCAGGAGGACATCGACAGACTCCTCTACGTCCTGCGGGCCCAGCGGGACCGGTACCTGCCACTGAAGGTGATCCGGGAGGAACTCGAGGCACTCGACCGTGGCGAAACCCCGGCGAGTCTTGAACCCGACGAGCCGCCCGCGCCCGCGGAGCCGAGGCCGGCGCCGGTCCCTGCCACAAGCCCGCGCAGCCTGACCCGCCGGCAGCTGCTGGAGCAGTCCGGGCTGGGCGAGCGCTCGTTCGTCCAGCTCGAACGGATGAAGATCATCCAGCCCATCGAGGGGAAGCAGTTCTACAGCCCCGACGCACTCGTTGTGGCGACGGCGGCCAAGAGGCTCAGCAGCTACGGCATCGATCTGCGCCAGCTGCGCGTGGTGCAGCAGGCAGCGACCATGGAGGCCGCCATCGTCGAGCAGGCCCTGGCGCCCTACCGACGGCGCGCCGGCCAGCCCGAGCAGATCGTGTCCGACCTGTTCCACATCATGATGCAGGCTCATGGCGGTCTCCTCGCCGGACAGATCCGCTGA
- a CDS encoding aldo/keto reductase, which produces MTTLQRRIGQFSVSPIGLGAMPISFGDNERGDRARGTATVHAALDAGITLIDTADIYAPTWDSMGHNEIYVSEALASWSGDRSTITVATKGGITRSAGETWGRNSSRDYLRSRIEASLGYLGVDRLDLYYLHRPDRTILYADVMETLASFKQEGLIAEIGISNANVEEIGIAIDVLGEGGLAAVQNEFSPKFHHTSKPELDYCQEHGVAFLPWSPLGGTAGGAKGVGKRFPVLAEIAEARGVSPQQLTLAWELALAGNVIPIPGASRPETITDSAKAMTLELTADEVSRISAAIF; this is translated from the coding sequence ATGACCACACTGCAGCGCCGCATCGGCCAGTTCTCCGTTTCCCCCATCGGCCTCGGGGCCATGCCCATCTCCTTCGGCGACAACGAGCGGGGTGACCGTGCCCGGGGCACCGCCACCGTGCACGCCGCCCTCGACGCCGGCATCACCCTGATCGACACCGCCGACATCTACGCGCCCACCTGGGACTCCATGGGCCACAACGAGATCTACGTCTCGGAGGCGCTGGCCTCCTGGTCCGGTGACCGCAGCACCATCACGGTCGCGACCAAGGGTGGCATCACGCGGTCGGCGGGGGAGACGTGGGGCCGCAACTCGTCGCGCGACTACCTGCGCTCCCGCATCGAGGCCTCGCTGGGATACCTGGGGGTAGACAGGCTCGACCTGTACTACCTGCACCGCCCCGACCGCACAATCCTCTACGCCGACGTCATGGAGACCCTGGCGTCGTTCAAGCAGGAGGGGCTCATCGCCGAGATCGGCATTTCGAACGCCAACGTCGAGGAGATCGGCATCGCGATCGATGTGCTGGGGGAGGGCGGCCTGGCCGCCGTGCAGAACGAGTTCTCGCCGAAGTTCCATCACACCAGCAAGCCCGAACTCGACTACTGCCAGGAGCACGGCGTCGCGTTCCTGCCCTGGTCGCCGCTCGGCGGCACCGCCGGGGGAGCCAAGGGTGTCGGGAAGCGGTTCCCGGTGCTGGCGGAGATTGCGGAGGCCCGCGGGGTGAGCCCGCAGCAGCTGACGTTGGCGTGGGAGCTGGCCCTGGCCGGCAACGTCATCCCGATCCCGGGTGCTTCGCGGCCAGAGACGATCACCGACTCGGCGAAGGCCATGACGCTGGAACTGACCGCTGACGAGGTATCTCGCATTTCAGCTGCCATCTTCTGA
- a CDS encoding DUF881 domain-containing protein has protein sequence MTAAQARQDELTSSVTALEEEIGRLGLETVGDPAQRRRLADLEALTGATAVTGPGIVVVVDDAQGATNAQGLVLDTDLSRLINGLWEAGAEAVAVNGRRVTTLTPIRSAGAAITVDFVSLSPPYRVEAIGDPDTMPARFNRTSAATWWHFLTQNYGITMDVDQAMGDLELPGDPGQALRHTRKK, from the coding sequence GTGACGGCGGCCCAGGCGCGGCAGGATGAGCTGACGTCCAGCGTCACCGCGCTCGAGGAAGAGATCGGACGGCTCGGCCTTGAGACCGTCGGTGATCCCGCGCAGCGGCGACGCCTCGCCGACTTGGAGGCGCTGACCGGTGCCACGGCGGTCACGGGGCCGGGGATCGTCGTGGTGGTGGATGACGCGCAGGGAGCCACCAACGCGCAGGGCCTCGTGCTCGACACGGACCTGTCCCGCCTGATCAACGGCCTGTGGGAGGCGGGGGCCGAGGCGGTCGCCGTCAACGGCAGGCGGGTCACCACCCTGACGCCGATCCGGTCGGCCGGTGCCGCGATCACGGTCGACTTCGTGTCGCTGAGCCCGCCCTACCGCGTGGAGGCGATCGGCGACCCCGACACCATGCCCGCGCGGTTCAACCGCACCTCGGCCGCCACCTGGTGGCATTTCCTGACCCAGAACTACGGCATCACCATGGACGTGGACCAGGCCATGGGAGACCTGGAGTTGCCGGGTGATCCGGGCCAGGCACTACGACACACCCGGAAGAAGTGA
- a CDS encoding pilus assembly protein — translation MDIGANRGLSNSVQVVVLLPMLIGLFLLLLQWSLHAWGDATARAAAQQAAVTAAAYDGDAGRGQTAGEQVANNGALRDVRVEVRRGATETTATVSGAVVVVVWPARIQATVAVPTERITG, via the coding sequence ATGGACATCGGCGCGAACCGCGGACTGAGCAACTCGGTCCAGGTCGTCGTGCTGCTGCCGATGCTGATCGGCCTGTTCCTTCTCCTTCTGCAGTGGTCGTTGCACGCCTGGGGCGACGCGACGGCCCGCGCCGCGGCGCAGCAGGCCGCCGTCACTGCCGCTGCCTACGACGGCGACGCGGGCCGCGGGCAGACGGCGGGGGAGCAGGTGGCGAACAACGGGGCCCTGCGTGACGTGAGGGTGGAGGTGCGCCGCGGAGCCACGGAGACGACGGCGACCGTGTCCGGGGCCGTGGTCGTCGTCGTGTGGCCGGCCCGCATCCAGGCCACCGTCGCCGTCCCGACCGAGCGGATCACGGGCTGA
- a CDS encoding DUF937 domain-containing protein, producing MSDIDDLLNQLPFDQLAAQVGASPDEVRNAAANALPALLMGMDANAQDPAGAASLQGALGGHSGDLFGSILGGMFDTGAIDTTDGEKITRNIFGSNEDAVVNQLGASSGDSGLIKKLLPILAPIVMSWLAGKLMKVDQNQGQAQPQSGGGGILGDILGQVLGGGAAQQPQVKTQPQVQQPSFKEQSAPSGTPTMQIPTPTQTTQQQSQPADTGGLGGGILGDILGGLLGGGRR from the coding sequence ATGTCCGACATCGACGATCTGCTCAACCAGCTCCCGTTCGATCAGCTCGCCGCCCAGGTCGGTGCCTCCCCCGACGAGGTGCGCAACGCGGCCGCCAACGCCCTGCCCGCACTGTTGATGGGCATGGACGCGAACGCGCAGGATCCGGCAGGCGCCGCCTCCCTGCAGGGTGCGCTCGGCGGCCACTCGGGCGACCTGTTCGGCAGCATCCTCGGCGGCATGTTCGACACCGGCGCGATCGACACCACCGACGGCGAGAAGATCACCCGCAACATCTTCGGCTCCAACGAGGACGCCGTCGTCAACCAGCTCGGCGCCTCCTCGGGCGACAGCGGCCTCATCAAGAAGCTCCTGCCGATCCTGGCCCCGATCGTCATGTCCTGGCTCGCGGGCAAGCTCATGAAGGTCGATCAGAACCAGGGCCAGGCGCAGCCCCAGTCGGGCGGCGGAGGGATCCTCGGCGACATCCTCGGCCAGGTCCTCGGCGGCGGCGCAGCACAGCAGCCGCAGGTCAAGACCCAGCCCCAGGTGCAGCAGCCGAGCTTCAAGGAACAGAGCGCCCCCAGCGGTACGCCCACCATGCAGATCCCGACGCCCACCCAGACGACGCAGCAGCAGAGCCAGCCTGCGGACACCGGTGGCCTGGGTGGCGGCATCCTGGGCGACATCCTGGGCGGGCTCCTCGGCGGTGGCCGCCGCTGA
- a CDS encoding FHA domain-containing protein has product MTVPPMSTRRAAMKCPNCGSVSPAEARFCSECGTPLLVDSVSDTSTMMAITGDERPDAPAGELELSDQEREAARALAPGNALLIVKRGAADSSRFLIDSDITNVGRHPESDIFLDDITVSRHHAKFVRSGGKLYLEDLGSLNGTYVNRTLLDGRTVLREGDEIQIGKYRATISLSEPGTH; this is encoded by the coding sequence GTGACTGTCCCGCCGATGTCGACTAGGAGAGCAGCCATGAAGTGCCCCAACTGTGGATCCGTCAGCCCCGCCGAGGCCCGATTCTGCAGCGAGTGTGGCACGCCACTGCTCGTCGACTCCGTGTCGGACACCTCGACCATGATGGCGATCACGGGTGACGAGCGTCCGGACGCACCGGCAGGCGAACTCGAACTGAGCGATCAGGAGCGTGAAGCGGCCCGTGCCCTGGCACCGGGCAACGCTCTGCTCATCGTCAAGCGTGGTGCCGCCGACTCCAGCCGGTTCCTGATCGACTCCGACATCACCAACGTCGGACGGCACCCCGAGAGCGACATCTTCCTCGACGACATCACCGTCTCGCGCCACCATGCGAAGTTCGTGCGCAGCGGCGGGAAGCTGTACCTGGAGGACCTGGGCAGCCTGAACGGCACCTATGTGAACCGGACGCTTCTCGACGGTCGGACCGTACTGCGTGAGGGTGACGAGATCCAGATCGGCAAGTACCGGGCAACGATCTCGCTGAGTGAGCCCGGAACGCACTGA
- a CDS encoding pyrophosphate--fructose-6-phosphate 1-phosphotransferase: protein MVKKVAILTAGGFAPCLSSAIGGLIERYTQVAPEVEIIAYRHGYQGLLKGDFLVVDDTVRANAALLHKFGGSPVGNSRVKLTNAKDLVKRGLVAEGDNPLKVAADRLVADGVDVLHTIGGDDTNTTAADLAAYLAENDYGLTVVGLPKTIDNDVIPIRQSLGAWTAAEQGAIFAKNIVAEHNSGSRMLIVHEVMGRHCGWLTAATAAKYREWLETQEWLPEIGLSREAWDVHGVYVPEGEIDLAKEAERLNKVMDEVGNVTIFLSEGAGLDAIVAEMEANGEEVARDPFGHVRIDKINPGAWFGSKFAEKLNAEKVMIQKSGYFSRSAAANDADLALIKQCTDLAVDCALRGEPGVIGHDEENGDVLTAIAFDRIKGGKPFDITQDWYKALLDGIGQDFPAAAQAH, encoded by the coding sequence ATGGTCAAGAAGGTAGCCATCCTCACGGCCGGCGGATTCGCCCCCTGCCTTTCCTCGGCGATCGGTGGGCTCATCGAGCGTTACACGCAGGTCGCTCCCGAGGTCGAGATCATCGCTTACCGCCACGGGTACCAGGGTCTCCTCAAGGGCGACTTCCTCGTCGTCGACGACACCGTCCGTGCCAACGCCGCGCTGCTGCACAAGTTCGGCGGCTCGCCCGTCGGCAACTCGCGCGTCAAGCTCACCAACGCGAAGGACCTGGTCAAGCGCGGCCTGGTCGCCGAGGGCGACAACCCGCTGAAGGTGGCGGCCGACCGTCTGGTCGCCGACGGCGTCGACGTCCTCCACACCATCGGTGGCGACGACACGAACACCACCGCTGCCGACCTGGCCGCCTACCTCGCCGAGAACGACTACGGCCTCACCGTCGTCGGCCTCCCCAAGACCATCGACAACGACGTGATCCCGATCCGTCAGTCGCTGGGTGCCTGGACCGCCGCCGAGCAGGGCGCCATCTTCGCCAAGAACATCGTCGCCGAGCACAACTCCGGCTCGCGCATGCTGATCGTGCACGAGGTCATGGGCCGCCACTGCGGCTGGCTGACCGCCGCGACCGCCGCGAAGTACCGTGAGTGGCTCGAGACGCAGGAGTGGCTGCCGGAGATCGGCCTGTCGCGCGAGGCGTGGGACGTCCACGGCGTCTACGTGCCCGAGGGCGAGATCGACCTGGCCAAGGAGGCCGAGCGTCTCAACAAGGTCATGGACGAGGTCGGCAACGTCACCATCTTCCTGTCGGAGGGCGCCGGCCTCGACGCCATCGTCGCCGAGATGGAGGCCAACGGCGAGGAGGTCGCCCGCGACCCCTTCGGCCACGTCCGGATCGACAAGATCAACCCCGGCGCCTGGTTCGGCTCGAAGTTCGCCGAGAAGCTGAACGCCGAGAAGGTCATGATCCAGAAGTCCGGCTACTTCTCCCGTTCCGCCGCTGCCAACGACGCCGACCTGGCACTCATCAAGCAGTGCACCGACCTCGCCGTCGACTGCGCCCTGCGCGGTGAGCCCGGCGTCATCGGCCACGACGAGGAGAACGGCGACGTGCTGACCGCCATCGCCTTCGACCGGATCAAGGGCGGCAAGCCGTTCGACATCACCCAGGACTGGTACAAGGCGCTGCTCGACGGCATCGGCCAGGACTTCCCCGCCGCGGCCCAGGCCCACTGA
- a CDS encoding small basic family protein yields the protein MFAVLGLIAGIVLGLVLQPTLPPVLAPYLPIAIVAAFDAILGATRAYLEGVFSDRVFLVSFLSNVVIAGLIVFVGDQIGVGSQLSTGVVVVLGIRIFTNAAAIRRAVLHA from the coding sequence GTGTTCGCGGTACTCGGACTGATCGCAGGCATCGTGCTCGGGCTGGTGCTCCAGCCGACCCTGCCGCCGGTGCTCGCCCCCTACCTGCCCATCGCCATCGTCGCCGCGTTCGATGCGATCCTCGGTGCGACCCGTGCCTATCTGGAGGGTGTGTTCTCGGACAGGGTGTTCCTCGTCTCGTTCCTGTCGAACGTGGTGATCGCCGGGCTGATCGTCTTCGTCGGCGACCAGATCGGGGTCGGATCGCAGCTGTCGACCGGCGTCGTCGTCGTCCTGGGCATCCGCATCTTCACGAACGCCGCTGCGATCCGGAGGGCGGTACTGCATGCCTGA
- a CDS encoding DUF881 domain-containing protein, producing MPDDPSSAPEGSPKRGISEPTGARGRLVADFFRPGRGQFVVGVALFLTALLVVLTLRSQAEQPEFSNARQADLIQLLDNVTAETRRLEDQIAELESAREELVNGADRDAAARAEAERRLTQAQILAGTTAVEGPGIEIRIQDPAGNVTADLLLDAVEELRDAGAEVIQINDQVRLVQRSHFGTDAEGRPTVDNVTLQAPFVLDVIGDPATLEAGARFRGGLVSEVEGERVGGRVTITQLDRIEIDTLVEPADNEFARPR from the coding sequence ATGCCTGACGACCCGTCCTCCGCCCCGGAGGGGTCCCCGAAACGCGGGATCTCCGAGCCGACAGGGGCCCGCGGCCGGCTGGTCGCCGACTTCTTCCGTCCCGGTCGCGGCCAGTTCGTCGTCGGGGTGGCACTGTTCCTGACCGCGCTCCTCGTGGTGCTGACGCTGCGCTCGCAGGCCGAGCAGCCGGAGTTCAGCAACGCACGGCAGGCAGACCTCATCCAGCTTCTCGACAACGTCACCGCCGAGACCCGCCGCCTCGAGGACCAGATCGCGGAACTGGAGTCGGCCCGCGAGGAGTTGGTCAATGGCGCCGACCGTGACGCGGCCGCCCGTGCCGAGGCGGAGCGGCGGCTGACCCAGGCGCAGATTCTGGCCGGGACGACCGCCGTCGAGGGCCCCGGCATCGAGATCCGCATCCAGGATCCCGCAGGAAACGTGACCGCCGACCTCCTGTTGGACGCGGTGGAGGAACTCCGCGACGCCGGCGCCGAGGTGATCCAGATCAACGACCAGGTGCGGCTGGTCCAGCGGTCCCACTTCGGCACCGATGCCGAGGGGCGACCCACCGTCGACAACGTCACTCTCCAGGCGCCCTTCGTCCTTGACGTCATCGGGGACCCGGCTACGTTGGAGGCGGGCGCCCGGTTCCGAGGGGGCCTGGTGAGCGAGGTTGAGGGTGAGCGGGTCGGAGGTCGTGTCACCATCACGCAGCTCGACCGGATCGAGATCGATACCCTGGTCGAGCCTGCTGACAACGAGTTCGCCCGGCCGCGCTGA